A portion of the Hylaeus volcanicus isolate JK05 unplaced genomic scaffold, UHH_iyHylVolc1.0_haploid 12237, whole genome shotgun sequence genome contains these proteins:
- the LOC128884185 gene encoding uncharacterized protein LOC128884185, whose protein sequence is MSNQHDIKKSFKPDGIKITDAYQESHAHKKTLHDDVKGTPNTSLMESPRQNEKHFMDLNANKFFSPPIDPLSSLALPKESNSSEMKSNPASTPSNDNESHLSQINETEAYHTKLIDPQTHFVHRFNSIDDASQKEQNTITDKMNFSEKEPHSLPFAQKFSKQTTLSINSCHNIYTSQIRPFHSYAFDESSFSSIDQFRLPRKGLKTSLMSQSSESSSCDLIKNYPYTKFLLEDLHNYTATLDWHHVYLYLSSKRGLEKNTA, encoded by the exons ATGTCCAATCAacatgatattaaaaaaagttttaaaccAGACGGTATAAAAATCACAGACGCTTATCAAGAATCCCACGCTCATAAAAAGACGCTTCATGATGACGTTAAAGGAACACCCAATACCAGCTTAATGGAATCTCCTCGTCAAAACGAAAAGCATTTCATGGACCTTAATGCAAATAAGTTTTTCTCACCTCCCATTGATCCATTATCATCACTAG cTTTGCCTAAAGAATCTAATTCTTCAGAAATGAAATCAAATCCTGCATCAACGCCTTCAAATGATAATGAAAGTCATTTAtctcaaataaatgaaactgaaGCGTATCACACCAAATTAATTGATCCACAAACACATTTTGTTCATAGATTTAATAGTATTGATGACGCATCTCAAAAGGAACAAAATACAATAACcgacaaaatgaatttttctgaaaaagaGCCACATTCATTACCATTTGCCcaaaaattttctaaacaaacaacattatcaattaattcttgtcataatatttatacatccCAGATCCGACCGTTTCATTCCTATGCTTTTGATGAATCGTCTTTTTCTTCGATCGATCAATTTCGACTACCACGTAAAGGGTTGAAGACATCATTAATGTCACAGTCTAGTGAGTCTTCTTCTTGTGATCTTATAAAAAACTACCCATACACAAAGTTTCTTCTAGaagatttacataattatacagCAACTTTAGATTGGCATCATGTCTACCTTTATTTATCCTCAAAACGGGGcttggaaaaaaatacagCATGA